Proteins encoded within one genomic window of Bradyrhizobium sp. AZCC 1719:
- a CDS encoding carbohydrate ABC transporter permease: MVPRVPARVLASFRRTGRSQAAYALAAPAFVLMLLMLIGPLAGVIALSFTDYQLGAPAFSWIGLSNYREMFADRVFWISLKNTLTYVAIVVPGAVALGLGVALLIQSGAGLKSWYCTVYFLPVMATLIAMAIVWEFMLHPQFGLVNGLLRAAGLQGQSWLQDRGTALYSLCVIGIWQATGFNMVLFLAGLVSVPKHLYDAAEIDGAEGAWSRFRLVTWPMLGPVTLFVVAISAIRSFQVFDTVQVLTKGGPSKSSEVLIYTMYTEGFEFFRSGYGAAVTVVFLAFVLLLTLLKSALGNREVHYA; the protein is encoded by the coding sequence ATGGTGCCACGCGTCCCTGCGCGGGTGCTTGCCAGTTTCCGCCGGACAGGGCGATCGCAGGCAGCCTATGCGCTGGCCGCGCCGGCCTTCGTGCTGATGCTGCTGATGCTGATCGGCCCGCTCGCCGGCGTGATCGCGCTCTCGTTTACCGACTATCAGCTCGGCGCGCCGGCCTTCTCCTGGATCGGCCTCTCGAATTACCGGGAGATGTTCGCCGACCGCGTGTTCTGGATTTCGCTGAAGAACACGCTGACCTATGTCGCGATCGTCGTGCCCGGCGCGGTGGCGCTCGGGCTCGGCGTTGCGCTCCTGATCCAGAGCGGCGCCGGGCTCAAGAGCTGGTATTGCACCGTCTACTTCCTTCCTGTCATGGCGACGTTGATTGCGATGGCGATCGTCTGGGAATTCATGTTGCACCCGCAGTTCGGCCTGGTGAATGGACTTTTGCGCGCCGCCGGCCTGCAGGGCCAGAGCTGGCTGCAGGATCGCGGCACCGCGCTTTATTCGCTGTGCGTGATCGGCATCTGGCAGGCCACAGGCTTCAACATGGTGCTGTTTCTCGCCGGCCTCGTCTCGGTCCCGAAGCATCTCTACGACGCAGCCGAGATCGACGGCGCCGAAGGCGCGTGGTCGCGTTTCCGCCTGGTGACGTGGCCGATGCTCGGGCCGGTCACCCTGTTCGTGGTGGCGATCTCGGCAATCCGCTCGTTCCAGGTGTTCGACACCGTTCAGGTCCTGACCAAGGGCGGCCCCTCGAAATCGTCGGAAGTGCTGATCTACACGATGTATACCGAAGGGTTCGAGTTCTTCCGCTCCGGTTACGGGGCGGCCGTTACCGTCGTGTTCCTGGCCTTCGTGCTGCTGCTCACCCTGCTCAAATCGGCCCTCGGCAATCGCGAAGTGCACTACGCATGA
- a CDS encoding DUF3551 domain-containing protein has product MRSTILATLALTVATVATVAGSSPAAAYDYPYCLQGRGIGVPGDCSYATYGQCMASASGRALYCNVNPRFAYGQQRRMRVYRDY; this is encoded by the coding sequence ATGCGCAGTACAATATTAGCGACATTGGCGCTGACGGTGGCGACGGTCGCCACCGTCGCGGGCAGTTCACCCGCGGCGGCGTATGACTATCCCTACTGCCTCCAGGGCCGGGGCATCGGCGTTCCCGGCGATTGCTCGTATGCTACCTACGGCCAGTGCATGGCATCGGCATCGGGGCGTGCGCTCTACTGCAACGTCAATCCGCGCTTCGCCTACGGACAGCAGCGGCGGATGCGGGTTTATCGGGATTATTGA
- a CDS encoding ArsR/SmtB family transcription factor: MVKYQEDVLDRTFAALSDPTRRALLARLGDRDSLSVSELAKPFSMSLPAIIKHLDVLSDAGLIAREKTGRTVACRLTAQPMEQAMDWLNRYRRFWSDALDRLAAFVEEDPWPPSQALPSTILPATPNSPRAPASRSRAGSARRPKKSTPRGPTRKS; encoded by the coding sequence ATGGTTAAGTATCAGGAAGACGTTCTGGACCGCACCTTTGCCGCACTGTCCGACCCAACCCGGCGCGCGCTGCTGGCGCGGCTCGGCGATCGAGACAGCCTGTCGGTCAGCGAACTGGCGAAGCCATTTTCGATGTCGCTGCCCGCGATCATCAAGCATCTCGATGTGCTGTCCGATGCCGGACTGATCGCGCGCGAAAAGACCGGCCGTACGGTCGCGTGCCGGTTGACCGCCCAGCCGATGGAGCAGGCGATGGACTGGCTCAACCGCTACCGGCGCTTCTGGTCCGACGCGCTCGACCGCCTTGCCGCTTTTGTGGAGGAAGACCCATGGCCACCCAGTCAAGCCTTGCCAAGCACGATACTGCCCGCGACGCCGAACTCGCCGCGCGCCCCAGCCTCACGCTCACGCGCCGGTTCAGCGCGGCGCCCGAAAAAGTCTACGCCGCGTGGGCCGACCCGCAAAAGCTAG
- a CDS encoding AMP-binding protein has product MPLSQPAPGIVGPFAGLDVPWLLRMRAESRRNHPFLVWAPFEGPARSWSYGEFHERVGALSAGLAKRGVRPGEYVLIHLDNCIEAMLTWFACVELGAIAVTTNTRSAAAEMEYFAGHCGAVAAITQPAYAELISASCRGLRWIAVISHDAGSTPARVAPRDESFEQLFADSADRPRRATDPFAPCSVQYTSGTTSRPKAVLWTHANALWGAKINAAHEDLHAGDVHQTYLPLFHTNALAYSMLASLWVGATCVIQPRFSASRFWGVALEHNCTWTSTIPFCMKALLEHEIPKNHKFRLWGTAVSEPPPFAAFGVKTIGWWGMTETITHGIVGEVDQPNTPMSIGRAAPEYQIRIVEDDGTPTPVGGTGNLLIKGIPGLSLFSEYLHNEKATRESFDEHGYFITGDRVTLLENGFIRFGDRTKDMLKVGGENVAASEIAVVPGVREAAVVAKKHPMLDEVPVAFIIPQAGVAGAPRDLHDTVMAACRTALADFKVPREIHFVDDMPRSTLEKVAKAELRKMLE; this is encoded by the coding sequence ATGCCACTTTCACAGCCAGCCCCAGGCATTGTCGGACCATTCGCAGGGCTCGACGTGCCGTGGCTGCTGCGGATGCGCGCCGAAAGCCGCCGCAACCATCCATTTTTAGTCTGGGCGCCGTTCGAGGGGCCGGCGCGGAGTTGGTCGTACGGGGAATTCCATGAGCGCGTCGGCGCGCTTTCCGCTGGCCTCGCCAAGCGCGGCGTCAGGCCCGGCGAATACGTCCTGATCCATCTCGACAATTGCATCGAGGCCATGCTGACCTGGTTCGCCTGCGTCGAACTCGGCGCGATCGCGGTCACCACCAACACCCGCTCGGCAGCAGCCGAGATGGAATATTTCGCCGGCCATTGCGGCGCGGTCGCGGCCATCACCCAGCCTGCCTATGCCGAGCTGATCTCGGCCAGTTGCCGCGGCCTGCGCTGGATCGCCGTGATCTCGCACGACGCCGGCAGTACGCCAGCGCGAGTCGCGCCGCGCGACGAGAGTTTTGAGCAACTCTTCGCCGACAGCGCCGACCGGCCACGCCGCGCCACCGATCCGTTCGCGCCGTGCAGCGTGCAATATACCTCCGGCACCACGTCGCGACCAAAGGCGGTGCTGTGGACGCATGCCAACGCGTTGTGGGGCGCCAAGATCAATGCCGCGCATGAAGACCTGCACGCGGGCGACGTGCACCAGACCTATCTGCCGCTGTTTCATACCAACGCGCTGGCCTATTCGATGCTGGCATCGCTGTGGGTTGGTGCGACGTGCGTGATCCAGCCGCGGTTTTCGGCGAGCCGCTTCTGGGGCGTGGCGCTCGAGCACAACTGCACCTGGACCTCGACCATTCCCTTCTGCATGAAGGCGCTGCTGGAACACGAGATTCCGAAGAACCACAAATTCCGGCTCTGGGGCACCGCGGTATCCGAGCCGCCGCCATTTGCCGCCTTCGGCGTCAAGACGATCGGCTGGTGGGGCATGACGGAAACCATCACCCACGGCATCGTCGGCGAGGTCGACCAGCCCAACACGCCGATGTCGATCGGCCGCGCGGCGCCAGAATATCAGATCCGCATCGTCGAGGACGACGGCACGCCGACACCAGTCGGCGGCACCGGCAATCTCCTGATCAAGGGCATTCCCGGCCTGTCGCTGTTTTCAGAGTATCTCCACAACGAGAAAGCCACGCGCGAGAGTTTCGACGAGCACGGCTATTTCATCACCGGCGACCGCGTCACGCTGCTCGAAAACGGTTTCATCCGGTTCGGCGACCGCACCAAGGACATGCTGAAGGTCGGCGGCGAGAACGTCGCGGCCTCCGAGATCGCGGTGGTGCCCGGCGTGCGCGAGGCCGCCGTGGTCGCGAAGAAACACCCGATGCTGGATGAAGTGCCGGTTGCCTTCATCATTCCGCAGGCCGGTGTCGCGGGCGCACCTCGCGATCTGCACGACACCGTGATGGCCGCCTGCAGAACCGCTCTCGCCGACTTCAAGGTGCCGCGCGAAATCCACTTCGTCGACGACATGCCGCGCTCGACGCTGGAGAAGGTGGCGAAGGCGGAATTGCGAAAGATGCTGGAATGA
- a CDS encoding carbohydrate ABC transporter permease, giving the protein MTPRARMLLWSAIRHIVLLAGALVMLTPFIWMLSTASKPQTEIFSSDLHLIPYHFALWDNLLIAFSKADLWRYLLNGLIVTTAIFGLQVLVALPAAYALAKLRFLGRDVLFALVVFCILIPPQATAIPVFLLLHKLGVLDSYAALVLPFTISVFGIFLMRQFFKTVPDDLIDAARMDGISEFGIVWRVMLPTAIPAVTAFGIFSVVAHWNDYFWPLIVLNSEHLQTPPLAVAHFRNNEAGTNYGPLMAAAMVIIAPLVIAFLFAQRRFIEGITLTGIK; this is encoded by the coding sequence ATGACGCCGCGGGCCCGCATGCTGCTGTGGTCTGCGATCCGGCACATCGTGCTGCTGGCGGGAGCGCTGGTGATGCTGACGCCGTTCATCTGGATGCTGTCGACCGCGTCAAAACCTCAAACCGAGATTTTTTCATCCGATCTGCACCTGATCCCCTACCACTTCGCGCTGTGGGACAATCTGCTGATCGCTTTCTCCAAGGCCGATCTATGGCGCTATCTGCTCAACGGCTTGATCGTCACGACCGCGATCTTCGGCCTTCAGGTGCTGGTTGCCCTACCTGCCGCCTACGCCCTCGCCAAATTGCGCTTTCTCGGCCGTGACGTGCTGTTTGCGCTCGTCGTGTTCTGCATCCTTATTCCGCCGCAGGCGACCGCGATCCCGGTGTTCCTGCTGCTGCATAAACTGGGTGTTCTCGACAGTTATGCGGCGCTGGTGCTGCCGTTCACGATCTCGGTGTTCGGCATTTTCCTGATGCGCCAATTTTTCAAGACCGTGCCCGACGACCTGATCGACGCCGCGCGAATGGACGGGATTTCCGAGTTCGGCATCGTCTGGCGCGTGATGCTTCCGACCGCGATTCCGGCGGTGACCGCGTTCGGCATCTTCTCGGTGGTCGCGCACTGGAACGACTATTTCTGGCCGCTGATCGTGCTGAACAGCGAGCATTTGCAGACGCCGCCGCTTGCGGTCGCGCACTTTCGCAACAATGAGGCCGGAACCAACTACGGCCCTCTGATGGCAGCGGCGATGGTCATCATCGCCCCGCTCGTCATCGCCTTTCTGTTCGCCCAGCGACGCTTCATCGAAGGCATCACGCTCACCGGCATCAAGTAA
- a CDS encoding VOC family protein, translating into MSVRVNALDHLVINVSDVARSAEWYRKILGMEVKVFDPGSGKTPRTSLVFGNQKINVRPRDADKVEWFTADHETAGSDDLCFLTSSTPDEVVAHLKANSVAIEEGPVSKQGARGTLRSVYCRDPDGSLIEISSYEGDAG; encoded by the coding sequence ATGTCTGTCAGGGTTAACGCTCTCGACCATCTCGTCATCAATGTGTCGGACGTGGCGCGTTCCGCCGAGTGGTACCGGAAGATCCTCGGCATGGAGGTCAAGGTGTTCGATCCAGGTTCGGGCAAGACGCCGCGGACCTCGCTGGTGTTTGGTAACCAGAAGATCAACGTGCGGCCGCGCGACGCCGACAAGGTCGAGTGGTTCACAGCCGACCACGAAACCGCCGGCAGCGACGACCTGTGTTTCCTGACGTCGAGCACGCCGGACGAAGTTGTGGCGCACCTGAAGGCCAACAGCGTCGCGATCGAGGAAGGCCCGGTATCGAAGCAAGGCGCCCGCGGCACTCTGCGCTCGGTCTATTGCCGTGATCCGGACGGGAGCTTGATCGAGATTTCGTCGTATGAGGGGGATGCGGGTTAG
- a CDS encoding ABC transporter ATP-binding protein has translation MAEIEIRALRKAFDGAEVLKGVDLTIHDGEFISLVGPSGCGKSTLLRVIAGLEPQSSGEVRIDGASADGVRPSARNLAMVFQSYALYPHLSVFDNIAVPLRMKRLSALERAPFVGRLMPSRRRAERVIRDDVERVAEQLEISPLLKRKPGQLSGGQRQRVAVGRAIVRQPRAFLFDEPLSNLDAKLRVHMRAEIAQLHRQLKTTFIYVTHDQAEAMTMSGRIAVMIGGELIQVGTPAAVYDDPCDIRVAEFVGTPKINAFPGRIRSDGRLEMLGHVLHMSTPAPEGECRVCVRPERIELASHGLLSGTVVHLENLGSEAFVHIGSAGTDAPVVARVNDPSQLPAIGATVGYGFASEAVRAFDADGKRIVTSVPSRVERPREMAVV, from the coding sequence ATGGCCGAGATCGAGATTCGGGCGCTTCGCAAGGCCTTTGACGGCGCCGAAGTTCTGAAAGGCGTCGATCTCACGATTCACGACGGGGAGTTCATCTCCCTCGTCGGTCCGTCGGGGTGCGGCAAATCCACGCTTCTGCGCGTCATCGCCGGTCTCGAACCGCAATCCTCGGGCGAAGTCCGGATTGACGGTGCCAGTGCCGACGGCGTCAGGCCGAGCGCGCGCAATCTGGCAATGGTGTTCCAGTCCTACGCGCTTTATCCGCACCTGAGCGTGTTTGACAATATCGCCGTGCCGCTGCGGATGAAGCGCCTGTCTGCGCTGGAGCGGGCGCCGTTCGTGGGCCGGCTGATGCCGAGCCGCCGCCGGGCCGAACGCGTCATCCGCGACGATGTCGAAAGGGTGGCCGAGCAGCTCGAAATTTCGCCGCTGCTGAAGCGCAAGCCCGGGCAATTGTCCGGCGGGCAGCGCCAGCGCGTTGCCGTCGGCCGCGCCATCGTGCGTCAACCGCGCGCGTTTCTGTTCGACGAGCCGCTATCCAATCTCGACGCCAAGCTTCGCGTGCACATGCGCGCCGAGATCGCCCAGTTGCACCGCCAGCTCAAGACGACCTTCATCTACGTCACCCACGACCAGGCCGAAGCCATGACCATGTCGGGCCGGATTGCCGTCATGATCGGCGGCGAGCTCATTCAGGTCGGCACGCCCGCCGCCGTCTACGACGACCCCTGCGATATCCGCGTCGCCGAATTCGTCGGCACGCCGAAGATAAACGCATTTCCCGGTCGTATCCGCAGCGATGGCCGGCTAGAGATGCTCGGGCATGTTCTCCATATGTCAACACCGGCGCCGGAAGGAGAGTGTCGCGTCTGCGTCCGGCCGGAGCGGATCGAACTGGCTTCGCACGGATTGCTTTCCGGCACGGTCGTGCATCTGGAAAATCTGGGGTCGGAAGCCTTCGTCCATATCGGCAGCGCGGGCACGGACGCGCCCGTGGTAGCGCGCGTCAACGACCCCAGCCAGTTGCCGGCGATCGGTGCCACAGTCGGCTACGGCTTTGCGTCGGAAGCGGTTCGCGCCTTCGACGCTGATGGTAAGCGCATCGTGACCTCCGTCCCGTCGCGCGTCGAGCGGCCACGGGAGATGGCCGTTGTCTGA
- a CDS encoding Bug family tripartite tricarboxylate transporter substrate binding protein, whose amino-acid sequence MISRRTAICLAVIGLSTAASIGSVSAADYPTRPVKWVVGYPPGGATDIIARLIGQRLSERLGQQFVIENKPGAGNNIATESVINAEPDGYTLLLVNPANYINATLYANLKFNLVRDLAPIAAFNRVPNVMTVNKDVPAKTAAEFIAYVKANPGKVNLASSGNGTSVHLSGEMFMAMSGAKMQHVPYRGAAPAITDLLGGQVQLIFDNMPSILQHVRAGSVRALAVTSTTKSPLLPDVPVLADTIPGYEASALFGVGAPKNTPKEVIAKLNKEINEILAEPAIKARLTELGGEPLIGPPEAFGKMIVAETEKWKKVIEEAKVEKVQ is encoded by the coding sequence ATGATTTCACGCCGTACCGCGATTTGCCTGGCCGTCATCGGCCTTTCCACTGCCGCTTCGATCGGCAGCGTTTCGGCGGCGGATTATCCGACCCGGCCGGTGAAATGGGTCGTCGGATATCCGCCGGGCGGCGCGACCGACATCATTGCGCGGCTGATCGGCCAGCGGCTCTCCGAGCGGCTCGGCCAGCAATTCGTGATCGAGAACAAGCCCGGTGCCGGCAACAATATCGCGACCGAATCCGTCATCAACGCCGAGCCGGACGGCTATACATTGCTGCTGGTCAATCCCGCGAACTACATCAACGCCACGCTCTACGCCAATTTGAAGTTCAACTTGGTCCGCGATCTTGCGCCGATCGCGGCGTTCAATCGCGTGCCGAACGTGATGACGGTCAACAAGGACGTGCCGGCCAAGACGGCCGCCGAGTTCATCGCCTACGTGAAGGCCAATCCCGGCAAGGTGAACCTGGCCTCGTCCGGCAACGGCACGTCCGTGCATCTATCGGGCGAAATGTTCATGGCGATGTCCGGCGCCAAGATGCAGCACGTGCCCTATCGCGGTGCGGCGCCCGCGATCACCGATCTGCTCGGTGGCCAGGTCCAGTTGATTTTCGACAACATGCCTTCCATCCTCCAGCATGTTCGTGCCGGCTCGGTGCGGGCGCTGGCCGTCACCAGCACGACAAAGTCGCCGCTGCTGCCTGATGTGCCGGTGCTTGCCGATACCATCCCGGGCTATGAGGCGAGCGCGCTGTTCGGCGTGGGTGCACCGAAGAACACGCCGAAGGAAGTCATCGCCAAGCTGAACAAGGAGATCAACGAGATCCTCGCCGAGCCGGCGATCAAGGCCCGCCTGACCGAGCTTGGCGGCGAGCCGCTGATCGGGCCGCCGGAGGCGTTCGGCAAGATGATCGTGGCCGAAACCGAAAAGTGGAAGAAGGTGATCGAGGAAGCCAAGGTCGAAAAGGTGCAGTGA
- a CDS encoding DUF1428 domain-containing protein translates to MPYVDGFIVAVPKKNLEAYSRLSKKAGKIWREYGALDYREWVADDVKVGKFTSFPRAVKLKPGETVVFAWITYKSRAQRDKINAKVMADPRLSEMMDPKSKPPFDGKRMIYGGFESLVKV, encoded by the coding sequence ATGCCTTACGTCGATGGCTTCATCGTCGCCGTGCCGAAGAAAAATCTCGAAGCCTACTCCCGCCTGTCGAAGAAGGCCGGCAAGATCTGGCGCGAATATGGCGCGCTCGACTATCGCGAATGGGTTGCTGACGACGTAAAGGTCGGCAAGTTCACCTCATTCCCGCGCGCCGTGAAGCTCAAGCCGGGCGAGACCGTCGTGTTCGCCTGGATCACCTACAAGTCGCGCGCCCAGCGCGACAAGATCAACGCCAAGGTGATGGCGGACCCGCGGCTCAGCGAAATGATGGATCCGAAATCGAAGCCGCCGTTCGACGGCAAGCGGATGATCTATGGCGGATTCGAGAGCCTGGTGAAGGTGTAG
- a CDS encoding DUF899 domain-containing protein encodes MQPHPIVSREEWVAARKAHLAHEKEYTKARERLNEERRALPWVKVDKDYVFEGPNGKVSLGDLFKGRSQLVVQHLMFAPDWNEACKSCSFWADGFERMIPHLAARDTTMVAISRASLQKLTAFKQRMGWTFDWLSSGANEFNYDFGVSFTPEQLKSGATLYNFGTTPFGGEEAPGISVFYRDEAGTVFHTYSCFSRGLDMMNAAYHYLDLTPLGRHEEGLPYPMDWVRLRDQYQPSQVQASCCHG; translated from the coding sequence ATGCAGCCGCACCCCATCGTCTCCCGCGAGGAATGGGTCGCCGCGCGCAAGGCTCACCTTGCGCATGAGAAGGAATACACCAAAGCGCGCGAGCGCTTGAACGAGGAGCGTCGCGCGCTGCCATGGGTCAAGGTCGATAAGGATTACGTGTTCGAAGGGCCTAACGGCAAGGTGTCGCTCGGCGACCTCTTCAAGGGACGCAGCCAGCTCGTGGTGCAGCATCTGATGTTCGCGCCCGACTGGAACGAGGCCTGCAAGAGCTGCTCGTTCTGGGCCGACGGGTTCGAGCGCATGATCCCGCATCTGGCCGCCCGCGACACCACGATGGTCGCGATCTCGCGCGCGTCGCTGCAAAAGCTTACCGCATTCAAGCAGCGGATGGGCTGGACCTTCGATTGGCTGTCGTCGGGTGCAAATGAGTTCAATTACGATTTCGGCGTCTCGTTTACGCCAGAGCAGCTCAAGTCGGGCGCCACGCTCTATAATTTCGGCACCACGCCCTTCGGCGGCGAAGAGGCGCCAGGCATCAGCGTGTTCTACCGCGACGAGGCCGGGACCGTCTTCCACACCTATTCCTGTTTCTCGCGCGGCCTCGACATGATGAACGCCGCCTATCACTATCTCGACCTCACTCCGCTTGGACGTCACGAGGAAGGCCTGCCGTATCCGATGGACTGGGTGCGACTACGTGACCAATACCAGCCGTCGCAGGTTCAGGCATCTTGTTGTCATGGTTAG
- a CDS encoding SRPBCC family protein, which produces MQWFGPTSVEEGSVKADIDLRVGGRYRISFRANGDYNEVGGVYREVVPNERLVFSWAWHSTPERESLVTISIRPEGSGSLLVFNHAQFVDEKARDSHQRGWTELLGKLESYLT; this is translated from the coding sequence GTGCAATGGTTCGGGCCGACCTCCGTCGAGGAGGGCTCGGTCAAGGCCGACATCGATCTGCGCGTCGGCGGGCGCTACCGCATCAGCTTCCGCGCCAATGGCGACTATAACGAGGTCGGTGGCGTCTATCGCGAGGTCGTTCCGAACGAGCGGTTGGTGTTTAGCTGGGCATGGCATTCGACGCCGGAGCGGGAATCGCTGGTGACCATTTCGATCAGGCCGGAAGGAAGCGGTTCGCTGCTCGTCTTCAACCACGCGCAGTTCGTCGATGAGAAAGCGCGCGACAGTCACCAGCGCGGCTGGACGGAGCTTCTTGGCAAGCTCGAAAGCTACCTGACCTGA